CTCCGGGGACACCTGTACTGATTTTCTCCGTAAGGTACATAAGCCCCCCGCACTCGGCATAAATTGGCATTCCTGCAGCAGAAGCTCTTTTGATGTCCTGGCGCATGGACTCATTAGCTTCAAGTTCGGCTGCAAAGAGTTCGGGATAACCGCCCCCAATATAGAGCCCGTCAATCTCAGGAAGCGAGGTGTCTTTGACAGGGCTAAAGTAAACGATTTCTGCACCTGCAAGTTCTAAAAGATCAAGGTTATCACGATAGTAAAAGTTGAAAGCTTCATCGAGGGCAACGCCTATTTTTGGCCTGGATACTCCAGAATTGGGAACCGGTGTAAAAGCGCTATTCTCAGGGCTTTTCAGGGGTTTTGCACTTTTTGCGATTTCCAGGAAGCGGTCCACGTCAATTCCTGTATTGATGATTTCCTCAATACCATGAAGGCGTGCACCAAAGCTTTCATCTCCAAACCGTTTTCGGCCTTCAGGAGCCGGTATAAGCCCCAGGTGGCGCATGGAAATTTGCATGGAAGGATCTCTCGGAACGATCCCTATAATTGGAACACCTGTATAATACTCGATTGCCTCTCTAGCTTTCTCGGCATGGCGGCGGCTTCCTATGTTATTGAGGATAACGCCTGCAATTTCCACATCAGGGTCGAAGTTCTTATATCCATTGACAAGAGCAGCACTTGAACGGGTAATGCTCCGGGCATTAATTACGAGAATTACAGGACATTTGAGGATTTTCGCAATCTGGGCAGTGCTTCCAAGGTCGCTCAAGCTCTCAAAACCTTCGTAAAGCCCTCGAACCCCTTCAATAATCGCAATATCAGCCCTGTCTCCGGCCTCACAGGCATGGGTATAAACATCCAGAATGCCATTCTCATCCATAAGGTAACCGTCAAGGTTTCTGCAGAACCTTCCTGTTATTTCAGTGTGGTAGCTCGGATCGATGTAATCCAGAGCGACCTTGAAGGGCTGGACTTTATATCCTCTTGAAACAAGGGCAGCCATCAGTCCCATTGAGATTGTGGTTTTGCCTGAAGAGGAACGATCTGCAGAGATGAGAATCCTGGGAATATTCCCTGCTACGGGTTGGCTGTCACTAAGCATTTTTATACCCCTGATTTGTTTTGCGTAGCGTTATACGGTAAATATATGTTACAGTCTATTGTTATTGCAGCTTAAGTCGTAAATTAATCTGTG
This region of Methanosarcina flavescens genomic DNA includes:
- the cfbB gene encoding Ni-sirohydrochlorin a,c-diamide synthase, coding for MLSDSQPVAGNIPRILISADRSSSGKTTISMGLMAALVSRGYKVQPFKVALDYIDPSYHTEITGRFCRNLDGYLMDENGILDVYTHACEAGDRADIAIIEGVRGLYEGFESLSDLGSTAQIAKILKCPVILVINARSITRSSAALVNGYKNFDPDVEIAGVILNNIGSRRHAEKAREAIEYYTGVPIIGIVPRDPSMQISMRHLGLIPAPEGRKRFGDESFGARLHGIEEIINTGIDVDRFLEIAKSAKPLKSPENSAFTPVPNSGVSRPKIGVALDEAFNFYYRDNLDLLELAGAEIVYFSPVKDTSLPEIDGLYIGGGYPELFAAELEANESMRQDIKRASAAGMPIYAECGGLMYLTEKISTGVPGEGTYHDASMPESTYSMVGALPGHTIMGQTRVVSYNIGTLSKDCILGRKGNSFKGHEFHHSEIVEIPEDAEFAITLSRGTGIKNYRDGLISGNTLGSYAHLHGVAYRDLADSLVEAARKFRESRALS